One genomic window of Nakamurella panacisegetis includes the following:
- a CDS encoding Acg family FMN-binding oxidoreductase, translating into MTTLLRPVGNLTDGEVESVLQAAIAAPSLHNSQPWLFRCTDRTIELRADPERMLPASDPDRRETLLACGAALLNLRIAIGALGSAVDLRLLPDPADRDLLAILRPEGFARVTPHDQRLARAIRQRHTSRRPFLDEPVPPELCAEMRRAARTEQSWLATVAPAQQSRLRDILAEAHRVQQQDPQFRAEFEAWTARTGDSSDGVPLRSAGIRPAPQDVWTMRDFGTGSAPERRPGKEFESDPLVAVIGSFHDLPLAQLNAGQAMQRVLLTATAGGLASSFMSQVIEVPSARAELRGLLGGALWPQTVLRLGYGSPAPPTPRRRLDEVLSVD; encoded by the coding sequence ATGACGACGCTTCTGAGGCCAGTAGGCAATCTCACCGACGGAGAAGTCGAGTCCGTGTTGCAGGCGGCGATTGCCGCCCCTTCGCTGCACAACAGCCAGCCGTGGTTGTTCCGATGCACCGACCGGACGATCGAGCTGCGAGCGGACCCGGAACGCATGCTGCCGGCCAGCGATCCGGACCGTCGGGAGACGTTGTTGGCGTGCGGTGCGGCCCTGCTGAATCTGCGGATCGCGATCGGCGCGTTGGGATCGGCGGTCGATCTGCGGTTGCTGCCCGATCCGGCGGATCGCGATCTGCTGGCCATCCTCCGGCCCGAGGGGTTCGCCCGGGTGACTCCGCATGACCAGCGGCTGGCACGCGCGATCCGCCAGCGTCACACGAGCCGGCGCCCGTTCCTCGATGAGCCGGTGCCGCCCGAGTTGTGTGCCGAGATGCGGCGCGCGGCCCGGACCGAGCAGTCCTGGTTGGCCACCGTCGCACCGGCCCAGCAGAGCCGGTTGCGCGACATCCTGGCCGAGGCCCATCGGGTGCAACAACAGGATCCACAGTTCAGAGCCGAGTTCGAAGCGTGGACGGCCCGCACCGGTGACTCGTCCGACGGTGTGCCGCTGCGCAGCGCGGGCATCCGCCCGGCGCCGCAGGATGTCTGGACGATGCGCGACTTCGGCACCGGGTCGGCGCCGGAACGCCGGCCCGGCAAGGAGTTCGAATCGGATCCGCTGGTTGCCGTCATCGGCTCGTTCCACGATCTCCCGTTGGCGCAACTGAACGCCGGCCAGGCGATGCAGCGGGTATTGCTGACCGCCACCGCCGGTGGTCTGGCCTCCTCCTTCATGTCGCAGGTCATCGAGGTGCCGTCGGCGCGGGCCGAACTTCGAGGGCTGCTCGGCGGCGCCCTGTGGCCGCAGACCGTCCTTCGGCTGGGTTACGGCTCACCGGCCCCCCCGACTCCCCGACGGCGGCTCGACGAGGTGCTCAGCGTCGACTGA
- a CDS encoding response regulator, with product MLKVFLTDDHEVVRRGVADLLDEESDMTVVGQASTVAEALARIPAARPDVAVLDVRLPDGNGVELCRELRSMLPDLNCLMFTSYPDEQAMVDAIMAGAGGYVIKDITGLDLLSAVRTVGAGRSLLDNRAAAALMNRLRAGTDSDRPGPLAGLTEQEHTVLDLIGEGLTNRQIAERMFLAEKTVKNYVSRLLAKLGMERRTQAAVLATEMRARTR from the coding sequence ATGCTGAAGGTTTTCCTCACCGATGACCACGAAGTCGTCCGTCGCGGCGTCGCCGACCTGCTGGACGAAGAATCCGACATGACCGTGGTCGGGCAGGCATCCACCGTGGCCGAGGCGCTGGCCCGCATTCCGGCCGCCCGGCCCGATGTCGCGGTGCTTGATGTGCGGCTGCCCGACGGGAACGGTGTGGAACTGTGCCGGGAGCTGCGGTCGATGCTGCCGGATCTGAATTGCCTGATGTTCACCTCCTACCCCGACGAACAGGCCATGGTCGACGCGATCATGGCGGGCGCCGGCGGGTACGTCATCAAGGACATCACGGGGTTGGACCTGTTGTCCGCGGTGCGGACGGTCGGCGCCGGACGGTCCCTGCTGGACAACCGGGCCGCGGCGGCCTTGATGAATCGGCTGCGGGCCGGTACCGACTCGGATCGGCCAGGGCCGCTGGCCGGGCTGACCGAGCAGGAGCACACCGTCCTGGATCTGATCGGTGAAGGTTTGACCAACCGGCAGATCGCCGAGCGGATGTTCCTGGCCGAGAAGACGGTCAAGAACTACGTCTCACGGCTGTTGGCCAAGCTGGGAATGGAACGCCGCACCCAGGCTGCTGTCCTCGCGACCGAGATGCGCGCTCGAACCCGATAG
- a CDS encoding flavodoxin family protein, translated as MHIVVVYESMFGNTRQVAEAIADSIRPVHSVWCQPVGSADPTIVSTADLLIIGAPTHAWSLSRPTTRQGAADQASEPDSHKQLEPDATGIGLREWLEREDPLPSRAAVFDTRRNISPLLSGRAGRAIKHLLHQHGVKVVAGPVSFLVDADNQLVPGELERAASWGREITAHIEPLVLRGHRDDLL; from the coding sequence ATGCACATCGTCGTCGTCTACGAATCGATGTTCGGCAACACCCGGCAGGTGGCCGAGGCCATCGCCGATTCGATTCGGCCGGTCCACTCGGTCTGGTGCCAACCGGTCGGATCCGCCGATCCGACGATCGTGTCGACCGCCGACCTGCTGATCATCGGCGCGCCTACTCATGCCTGGTCCCTGAGCCGGCCGACCACCCGGCAAGGAGCGGCCGACCAGGCGAGCGAACCCGACAGCCACAAACAACTGGAACCGGACGCAACCGGCATCGGATTGCGCGAGTGGCTGGAACGCGAGGATCCGCTCCCGAGCCGAGCCGCCGTGTTCGACACGAGGCGGAACATCAGCCCCCTGTTGAGCGGGCGGGCCGGGCGGGCCATCAAGCATCTGTTGCACCAGCACGGGGTGAAGGTGGTGGCCGGACCGGTCAGCTTCCTGGTCGATGCCGACAACCAGCTGGTTCCGGGCGAACTGGAGCGGGCTGCGTCCTGGGGGCGGGAGATCACGGCGCACATCGAGCCGCTGGTCCTGCGTGGCCATCGCGACGACCTGCTCTAG
- a CDS encoding universal stress protein, whose translation MSGYPDNQVVVGIDGSACALDAARWAAGAAVRRRAELTLLLAYDVSVGFAGPGVMIAPDVYTDVRHWAQQVLTDAAEAIRAQFPELTVSTLLRRGNAARVLIEATGSALLTVLGSHGDSEWTEAVLGSVAARVAAHGRGPVVVLRDVAADNPSNRPVWVGVEGSDLDAAPLAFALQEASLRQACLVPLHCWGEEPGVIDVPYYSSEAADQRRQEREQRLLAEQLTGWADKYPDVPVLPTLLHGHPATQILHRYQQVPLDARPSLIVVGSRGRSAIAGLLLGSTSHTLIAHSPCPVAVVRTRPDRP comes from the coding sequence ATGAGCGGGTACCCGGACAACCAGGTGGTGGTCGGGATCGATGGGTCGGCCTGCGCGTTGGACGCCGCCCGATGGGCGGCCGGCGCCGCTGTGCGTCGCCGGGCCGAGTTGACGTTGCTGCTCGCCTATGACGTGTCGGTGGGGTTCGCCGGGCCGGGAGTGATGATCGCCCCGGATGTCTACACCGACGTCAGGCACTGGGCGCAGCAGGTGCTCACCGACGCCGCCGAGGCGATACGGGCCCAATTCCCGGAATTGACGGTGTCGACGCTGCTGCGCCGCGGCAACGCGGCTCGAGTGCTGATCGAAGCGACCGGGTCGGCGTTGCTGACGGTGCTCGGGTCCCACGGTGACAGCGAGTGGACCGAGGCGGTGCTCGGGTCGGTGGCGGCGCGGGTGGCCGCCCATGGCCGAGGTCCGGTCGTCGTGTTGCGCGACGTCGCGGCCGACAACCCGTCCAACCGGCCGGTGTGGGTGGGGGTGGAGGGCTCGGACCTGGACGCCGCACCGTTGGCCTTCGCCCTGCAGGAAGCCTCGTTGCGGCAGGCGTGTCTGGTTCCGCTGCACTGCTGGGGGGAGGAGCCGGGCGTCATCGATGTGCCGTACTACTCCTCGGAGGCCGCGGACCAGCGACGTCAGGAGCGGGAGCAGCGGTTGCTGGCCGAACAGCTGACCGGCTGGGCCGACAAGTACCCCGACGTCCCCGTCCTGCCCACCTTGTTGCACGGCCACCCGGCCACCCAGATCCTGCACCGCTATCAGCAGGTTCCGCTCGACGCCCGGCCCAGTCTGATCGTGGTCGGAAGCCGTGGCCGCAGCGCCATCGCCGGGCTGCTCCTGGGCTCCACCAGCCACACACTGATCGCCCATTCGCCCTGTCCGGTCGCCGTGGTCCGTACCCGGCCCGATCGGCCCTGA
- a CDS encoding DoxX family protein — protein sequence MSTDERRSVRVPVDQGGAAAAVETRVSPVAGMGRPHWSVELLRFGLGWVFLWAFADKAFGWGYSTQSSQGWVRGGSPTRGFLSHVEVGPWQSGFRSMAGNGWADWLFMIGLLGIGVALITGVLLRVAAVAGSILLVLMWVAEWPMARFTSTGTASGSTNPFLDYHLIFAVGLIVVATLGVGSAWGLGRWWSRRPVVQQYRILR from the coding sequence ATGTCGACGGACGAGCGTCGGTCGGTTCGGGTTCCGGTGGATCAGGGTGGTGCCGCTGCCGCGGTGGAAACCCGCGTGTCGCCGGTGGCGGGGATGGGTCGACCGCATTGGTCGGTGGAGTTGTTGCGGTTCGGTCTTGGGTGGGTGTTCTTGTGGGCGTTCGCCGACAAGGCATTCGGCTGGGGCTACTCGACGCAGAGTTCGCAGGGGTGGGTGCGAGGTGGCTCGCCGACGCGAGGGTTCCTGAGTCACGTGGAGGTCGGTCCGTGGCAGAGCGGGTTCCGGTCGATGGCCGGCAACGGGTGGGCTGATTGGTTGTTCATGATCGGCTTGCTGGGAATCGGAGTCGCGTTGATCACGGGGGTGTTGTTGCGCGTGGCGGCGGTGGCCGGATCCATCTTGCTGGTGTTGATGTGGGTGGCGGAATGGCCGATGGCCCGGTTCACCTCGACCGGCACGGCCAGTGGCTCGACGAACCCGTTCCTGGACTACCACTTGATCTTTGCGGTGGGGTTGATCGTGGTGGCGACGTTGGGTGTTGGGTCGGCGTGGGGGTTGGGACGCTGGTGGTCGCGGCGTCCGGTGGTGCAGCAGTACCGCATCCTGCGATAG
- a CDS encoding universal stress protein, with translation MTLLAGAARIVAAVDGSPSSVRGLAQALRLSTDPEVRVTAVQVWHRYYGVNLPSTWTPEADALRVLENSIHAAGVDPGRIERLVIEGDATQELLRLSRTADLLVLGSRGHAGMAGLLIGSVSSACAAHAHCPVLVVHADDRLLGRPPGPPDAPERADPAARESAPARPGGPADRR, from the coding sequence ATGACCTTGCTTGCCGGTGCTGCTCGAATCGTCGCCGCGGTCGACGGCTCACCGTCGTCGGTGCGGGGCCTGGCCCAGGCCCTCCGGCTGTCCACCGATCCCGAGGTGCGGGTGACCGCCGTCCAGGTCTGGCATCGGTACTACGGAGTCAACCTGCCGTCCACCTGGACCCCAGAGGCCGACGCTCTCCGCGTCCTGGAGAATTCGATCCACGCGGCCGGCGTCGATCCCGGACGGATCGAGCGATTGGTCATCGAAGGCGATGCCACGCAGGAATTGCTCCGGCTCAGCCGGACGGCCGACCTGTTGGTGCTCGGCAGCCGGGGACACGCGGGAATGGCCGGCCTGCTGATCGGTTCGGTCAGCTCGGCCTGCGCCGCCCACGCCCACTGCCCCGTCCTGGTCGTGCATGCGGACGACCGGCTGCTCGGCCGGCCGCCCGGCCCCCCGGACGCGCCCGAACGAGCTGACCCGGCGGCCCGAGAATCGGCCCCGGCCCGGCCCGGTGGCCCAGCCGACCGGCGATGA
- a CDS encoding GAF and ANTAR domain-containing protein produces the protein MNRIDRAEGAPWPPDQARTDGAAELETTLRQVIAAAVDAELGDHVSVSERVPGGEMKTTASSGELVALIDKSQHRLWEGPCIDGVYFRDVLTSSAVATDPRWPRWGPEIAEWGITSLISVHLFADQDAMAALNVYSDRPRDYSEDDREAARLIAAHASIAFAHVRGPTHWWKAIDARHSIGQAEGILMNELGVRAIEAFGVLRRLSRERNVRLHVLAAEVVRNGGLPPPVRSVPASRPAS, from the coding sequence ATGAACCGAATCGATCGTGCCGAAGGGGCGCCGTGGCCGCCTGATCAAGCGCGGACAGATGGCGCAGCCGAACTCGAGACCACCTTGCGCCAGGTCATCGCCGCCGCTGTGGACGCAGAGCTCGGCGACCACGTCAGCGTCTCCGAGCGGGTGCCAGGGGGCGAGATGAAAACGACCGCCTCATCCGGGGAATTGGTCGCATTGATCGACAAGTCGCAACACCGGCTGTGGGAGGGCCCCTGCATCGACGGGGTCTACTTCCGGGATGTCCTGACGTCGTCCGCGGTGGCCACCGACCCCCGGTGGCCACGATGGGGCCCGGAGATCGCCGAATGGGGCATCACCAGCCTGATCAGCGTCCATCTGTTCGCCGACCAGGACGCGATGGCCGCCCTGAACGTGTACAGCGACCGTCCGCGGGACTACTCCGAGGACGATCGGGAGGCGGCCCGCTTGATCGCCGCCCACGCATCGATCGCGTTCGCCCACGTCCGTGGGCCGACCCACTGGTGGAAGGCCATTGACGCCCGGCACAGCATCGGTCAGGCCGAGGGCATCCTGATGAACGAGTTGGGCGTCAGGGCCATCGAGGCGTTCGGCGTCCTGCGCCGACTGTCGCGGGAGCGCAATGTCCGGCTGCACGTGCTCGCGGCCGAGGTCGTCCGCAACGGCGGCCTCCCTCCCCCGGTCCGGAGCGTGCCTGCGTCGCGGCCGGCGTCATGA
- a CDS encoding TetR/AcrR family transcriptional regulator codes for MTTGRSRQAPLRHLNRDLIVDQALALARVGGVAGVSMRKVANALGVEVMSLYHWVPSRDALLVLMADRSVALIPAPDPALPWPDRLRTVLLDLYQAGLDNPVLFEVLAAEQLRPRTLISAPDAGGAVMRLLESILRMLAEAGLSGPQMVHAFRGLLGIIVGFLVAQVDGLPTARAQTTASGRLGPLGLFDAIDPAEGVSYAVDLFLAGLRHSDGQSPPAPGPEHDQSGADVPP; via the coding sequence ATGACCACCGGCCGTTCACGGCAGGCCCCGTTGCGGCACCTGAACCGGGACCTGATCGTCGACCAGGCCCTGGCTCTGGCCCGCGTCGGCGGCGTGGCCGGGGTCTCGATGCGCAAGGTGGCCAACGCGCTCGGGGTGGAGGTGATGTCGCTCTACCACTGGGTGCCCAGCCGGGATGCGCTCCTGGTGCTGATGGCCGACCGTTCGGTGGCCCTGATACCCGCTCCGGACCCGGCGCTGCCCTGGCCCGATCGGCTCCGGACGGTGCTCCTGGATCTGTATCAGGCCGGCCTGGACAACCCAGTTCTGTTCGAAGTACTGGCCGCGGAACAGCTCCGGCCTCGGACTCTGATCTCGGCACCCGACGCGGGCGGTGCCGTGATGCGTTTGCTGGAGTCGATCCTGCGGATGCTGGCCGAAGCCGGATTGTCCGGACCCCAGATGGTGCACGCTTTCCGGGGCCTCCTCGGCATCATCGTCGGGTTCCTGGTCGCCCAGGTCGACGGGCTGCCCACCGCGCGCGCGCAGACAACGGCGAGCGGTCGCCTCGGTCCCCTCGGCCTGTTCGACGCCATCGATCCGGCCGAAGGCGTCAGCTATGCGGTGGACCTGTTCCTCGCCGGGTTGCGTCACTCCGACGGCCAATCGCCGCCGGCGCCCGGCCCCGAGCACGACCAGTCCGGAGCCGACGTTCCGCCGTGA
- a CDS encoding bifunctional aminoglycoside phosphotransferase/ATP-binding protein, producing MTFIGDKAFKIKKPVDLGFLDFTTPQARKAVCHRELELNRRLAPDVYLDVAEVSDGAGRPCDWILVMRRMPADRRLSTLVRQGADVDDELRALAKMLAAFHSRAERGPRIDAAASAAGLERRWRDNLDEMSRFRGDPLEPDVLDDVAGRALGYIAGRAALFRARAEQRRNCDGHGDLIADDVFCLPDGPRALDCLEFDDRLRWVDGLDDACFLAMDLERLGAPRLGSRFLDLYAEFSAGPRSTSLEHHYTAYRALVRAKVACLRHEQGVVEEEQRARFLLTMAQWHLRVGQPRLILVGGLPGTGKSTLSGALADQLNGAIVRSDRVRKEINGIDPEARAGAAWEAGLYRPEISEMAYAAMLVRAREMLDMGETVVLDASWSSAAQRARARSVAADSSSPIAELRCTVGTSVAMDRIARRRGSGDPSDATGEIATTMAAHFDPWPEAAVIDTGHDPQRTAQLARSMIDDRAS from the coding sequence GTGACCTTCATCGGCGACAAGGCGTTCAAGATAAAGAAGCCGGTGGACCTCGGATTCCTGGACTTCACCACGCCCCAGGCCCGGAAGGCGGTGTGCCACCGGGAGCTGGAACTCAATCGACGTCTCGCCCCTGACGTCTATCTGGATGTGGCCGAGGTGTCGGACGGAGCCGGACGGCCCTGCGACTGGATCCTGGTCATGCGGCGCATGCCGGCCGACCGACGGTTGTCCACCTTGGTCCGACAGGGGGCCGACGTCGACGACGAACTACGGGCCCTGGCCAAGATGCTGGCCGCCTTCCACTCCCGAGCCGAACGCGGCCCTCGGATCGACGCGGCCGCCTCCGCGGCCGGGCTGGAACGCCGTTGGCGCGACAATCTGGACGAGATGTCCCGCTTCCGAGGTGATCCGCTGGAACCCGATGTGCTGGACGACGTGGCCGGCCGGGCCTTGGGCTACATCGCCGGGCGGGCCGCGCTGTTCCGTGCTCGGGCCGAACAACGGCGCAACTGCGACGGTCACGGTGATCTGATCGCCGACGACGTCTTCTGCCTGCCCGACGGGCCGCGCGCGCTGGATTGCCTGGAGTTCGACGATCGGCTCCGTTGGGTGGACGGGCTGGACGATGCCTGTTTCCTGGCCATGGATCTCGAGCGGCTGGGTGCGCCCAGGCTCGGCAGCCGATTCCTGGATCTGTACGCCGAATTCTCGGCCGGACCCAGGTCGACCTCACTGGAACACCACTACACCGCCTATCGGGCGCTCGTCCGGGCGAAGGTGGCGTGTCTGCGCCACGAGCAGGGTGTGGTCGAAGAGGAGCAGCGGGCGCGATTTCTGCTGACCATGGCCCAATGGCACCTGCGCGTCGGTCAACCCCGGCTGATCCTGGTCGGCGGACTGCCCGGAACCGGGAAGTCGACCCTCTCCGGAGCCCTGGCCGACCAACTCAACGGGGCGATCGTGCGGTCCGACCGGGTGCGAAAGGAGATCAACGGCATCGACCCGGAAGCACGCGCCGGAGCGGCGTGGGAAGCGGGCCTCTACCGCCCCGAGATCTCCGAGATGGCCTACGCCGCAATGCTCGTCCGGGCGCGGGAGATGCTGGACATGGGCGAGACGGTCGTCCTGGATGCCAGCTGGAGTTCGGCCGCCCAGCGTGCCCGGGCGCGCTCCGTCGCGGCCGACTCGTCCAGTCCGATCGCCGAACTCCGCTGCACGGTGGGGACCTCGGTGGCCATGGACCGGATCGCTCGACGACGAGGTTCCGGCGATCCGTCGGACGCCACCGGTGAGATCGCGACGACCATGGCCGCGCACTTCGATCCCTGGCCGGAGGCTGCGGTCATCGACACCGGTCACGACCCGCAGCGCACAGCCCAACTGGCCCGATCGATGATCGACGATCGGGCCAGCTGA
- a CDS encoding BON domain-containing protein — translation MHTAQLQADTDLQDAVRKELQWTPAVHDAHIGVAVTDGAVTLSGEVNSYPEKVQAAKAAFRVRGVTAVADEIEVRSDSVVNDADVARAATRALERAVDVPDNCVKVAVHHNVITLTGSVPWQFQRAAARRAVAYLKGVVDVVDEIKLRPTAPAAGTRRAITAALHRNAQVEADGIEVTDDPGGVVELTGTVHSWSARMQAEHAAWAAPGVTKVRNLLVVRG, via the coding sequence ATGCATACAGCGCAATTGCAGGCCGACACCGACCTGCAGGACGCGGTGCGTAAAGAGCTGCAGTGGACACCGGCCGTCCACGACGCCCACATCGGGGTGGCCGTCACCGACGGTGCGGTGACCCTGTCCGGCGAGGTGAACAGCTACCCCGAGAAGGTACAGGCGGCCAAGGCTGCATTTCGGGTGCGCGGCGTGACCGCCGTCGCCGACGAGATCGAGGTCCGCAGCGATTCGGTGGTCAACGATGCCGACGTCGCCCGGGCGGCCACTCGTGCCCTGGAACGCGCGGTCGACGTGCCGGACAACTGCGTCAAGGTCGCCGTGCACCACAACGTGATCACTCTGACCGGTTCAGTGCCCTGGCAGTTCCAACGGGCCGCGGCTCGGCGAGCGGTCGCCTATCTCAAGGGCGTGGTCGACGTCGTCGACGAGATCAAGTTGCGCCCGACCGCACCGGCGGCCGGAACCAGACGAGCGATCACGGCCGCCCTGCATCGCAATGCCCAGGTCGAGGCGGACGGGATCGAGGTCACCGACGACCCGGGCGGTGTGGTCGAGTTGACCGGTACCGTCCATTCCTGGTCGGCGCGGATGCAGGCCGAGCACGCGGCTTGGGCGGCGCCCGGTGTGACCAAGGTGAGGAATCTGTTGGTGGTTCGGGGCTGA
- a CDS encoding Hsp20/alpha crystallin family protein: MSIVKAKNAVTWPSEELWSDDWFDRAFRGLFRNYFAGGDQVDPFVDGRTKMIKVEEYVEDGHGVIRAELPGVDPEKDIEITVADGILHLAAQREERDEEKRPDGYRSEFRYGSYRRSVRLPEGVTSSDVKASYKDGILEVRISMPTNPPVSAASRIAIEKG; encoded by the coding sequence ATGTCCATCGTGAAAGCGAAGAATGCTGTGACCTGGCCGTCCGAAGAACTATGGTCCGACGACTGGTTCGACCGGGCGTTTCGCGGTCTGTTCCGCAACTACTTCGCCGGCGGGGATCAGGTGGACCCGTTCGTCGACGGCCGGACCAAGATGATCAAGGTGGAGGAGTACGTCGAGGACGGACACGGAGTGATCCGGGCCGAGCTCCCGGGCGTCGATCCGGAGAAGGACATCGAGATCACCGTCGCTGACGGGATTCTGCACCTGGCCGCCCAGCGGGAGGAACGGGACGAGGAGAAGCGGCCGGACGGCTACCGCTCGGAGTTCCGATACGGCAGCTACCGCCGGTCCGTGCGGCTGCCCGAGGGCGTCACCAGTTCCGATGTCAAGGCCAGCTACAAGGACGGCATCCTGGAGGTACGCATTTCGATGCCGACCAACCCGCCGGTGTCCGCGGCCTCCCGGATCGCGATCGAAAAGGGCTGA
- a CDS encoding PLD nuclease N-terminal domain-containing protein gives MSTQISAQDGDAAGTGRPAERRTGRKARSWADLSPGAKRGTVVGAAVQLALLTAALRDIARRPQNEIRGPKGMWVAVSFINFVGPVAYFVFGHQRVRRH, from the coding sequence ATGTCGACTCAGATATCGGCCCAGGACGGGGACGCGGCCGGGACCGGCCGTCCGGCCGAACGACGGACCGGGAGAAAGGCGCGGTCCTGGGCCGACCTGAGCCCAGGAGCGAAACGGGGAACCGTCGTCGGTGCGGCCGTGCAGCTGGCCCTGTTGACGGCCGCCCTGCGCGATATCGCACGCCGCCCGCAGAACGAGATCCGTGGACCCAAGGGGATGTGGGTGGCGGTCAGCTTCATCAACTTCGTCGGTCCGGTGGCCTATTTCGTGTTCGGGCACCAGCGCGTGCGCCGCCACTGA